In Streptomyces longhuiensis, the following proteins share a genomic window:
- a CDS encoding vWA domain-containing protein — MAKFAKSSVPQFSVDVYQNEFLPEGGREVNAIVTVTSTGGGAVGGAVAAPQFYAAGRGADAAVALMVDCSGSMDYPPTKMRNARDATAAAIDALRDGVHFAVIGGTHVAKEVFPGNGRLAVADAQTRDQAKQALRKLSAGGGTAIGTWLRLADRLLWAADVPASSVRHGILLTDGRNEHESPEDLKAALDACAGRFTCDARGVGTDWEVKEVTGIASAMLGTADIVADPAGLAADFTRMMETAMGKEVADVALRLWTPLGAEIKFVKQVAPTVEELTDRRVEVGPRAGDYPTGSWGDESRDYHVCVQVPNAELGQEMLAGRVSLVIPGADGGAQTLGQGLVRAVWTDDMTASTSINPQVAHYTGQAELAQVIQQGLDARKAGDADGATAKLGRAVQLAAASGNADTAKLLSKVVDVVDAAEGTVRLKAKVAEADEMTLETRSTKTVRVKK, encoded by the coding sequence ATGGCCAAGTTCGCGAAGTCGAGCGTTCCGCAGTTCTCGGTCGACGTCTATCAGAACGAGTTCCTGCCGGAGGGCGGCCGCGAGGTCAACGCGATCGTGACCGTGACGTCGACGGGCGGCGGCGCGGTCGGCGGCGCGGTGGCCGCCCCGCAGTTCTACGCCGCGGGCCGAGGGGCCGACGCGGCGGTCGCGCTGATGGTCGACTGCTCGGGCTCGATGGACTACCCGCCGACGAAGATGCGCAACGCCCGTGACGCCACGGCCGCCGCGATCGACGCCCTGCGCGACGGGGTGCACTTCGCCGTGATCGGCGGGACGCATGTCGCGAAGGAGGTCTTCCCGGGCAACGGCCGGCTCGCGGTCGCCGACGCGCAGACCCGTGACCAGGCCAAGCAGGCGCTGCGCAAGCTGTCCGCGGGCGGCGGCACGGCGATCGGCACCTGGCTGCGCCTCGCCGACCGGCTGCTGTGGGCCGCCGACGTCCCCGCGTCCTCGGTGCGTCACGGCATCCTGCTGACCGACGGGCGCAACGAGCACGAGTCGCCCGAGGACCTGAAGGCCGCGCTCGACGCGTGCGCGGGCCGCTTCACGTGTGACGCGCGTGGCGTGGGGACGGACTGGGAGGTCAAGGAGGTCACGGGGATCGCCTCGGCCATGCTCGGCACCGCCGACATCGTCGCGGACCCGGCCGGCCTGGCCGCCGACTTCACGCGGATGATGGAGACGGCGATGGGCAAGGAGGTCGCGGACGTCGCGCTGCGGCTGTGGACCCCGCTCGGCGCGGAGATCAAGTTCGTGAAGCAAGTGGCGCCCACCGTCGAGGAGTTGACGGACCGTCGTGTCGAGGTGGGGCCCCGCGCGGGCGACTACCCGACGGGTTCGTGGGGCGACGAGTCCCGCGACTACCACGTGTGCGTACAGGTCCCGAACGCCGAACTCGGCCAGGAGATGCTGGCCGGCCGCGTCTCGCTCGTGATCCCGGGCGCCGACGGCGGCGCGCAGACCCTCGGACAGGGACTCGTACGGGCCGTGTGGACGGACGACATGACGGCGTCCACGTCGATCAATCCGCAGGTCGCGCACTACACGGGTCAGGCGGAACTGGCACAGGTCATCCAGCAGGGCCTGGATGCCCGCAAAGCGGGCGATGCGGACGGGGCGACCGCCAAGCTGGGACGCGCGGTGCAGCTCGCCGCGGCCTCCGGGAACGCGGATACGGCCAAACTGCTCTCGAAGGTGGTGGACGTGGTCGACGCCGCGGAAGGTACTGTTCGATTGAAGGCCAAGGTCGCCGAGGCCGACGAAATGACCCTCGAGACCCGGTCGACGAAGACTGTCCGTGTCAAGAAGTGA
- a CDS encoding FHA domain-containing protein → MPTCPNGHQSGSDDWCEVCGHRMAGAVPPPPPPPPPAAGYGYPQGGQTPPPGYGYPPPGNAGQSAPPPPGAGPELCPQCRTPREGGAPFCEECRWNFLTNTATSYTPAAPNPPAPGPGQGPAGPNPALRFQQPPPGPGDSFEYQGSRPSQMNRPAEPIPPFGGGPAQTPPPPPGPRTGGAPQAFQQPGPPAPPAFPQETGRPQGPPPPPPSPSFGGGDDWVLSPPSAPAQQGQGPGATEAPGGPQGFPPPQQTQAPQAPQGFQQQPVSWSATIGPDREYFMAMMHRSGPEASGLNLPAYSPEQQRRLTGNQMTIGRRRHSTGDTPDIDLSVPPEDPGVSHQHAVLVQQPDGSWAVVDQNSTNGTTVNGGEDPIQPFVPVPLQDGDRVHVGAWTTITIHRG, encoded by the coding sequence ATGCCGACCTGCCCGAACGGACACCAGTCGGGTTCCGACGACTGGTGCGAGGTCTGCGGTCACCGCATGGCCGGTGCCGTACCCCCGCCCCCTCCGCCGCCGCCCCCGGCCGCCGGTTACGGCTACCCGCAGGGTGGCCAGACCCCGCCTCCCGGCTACGGCTACCCGCCGCCGGGGAACGCGGGGCAGTCCGCTCCGCCGCCGCCCGGCGCCGGCCCCGAGCTGTGCCCGCAGTGCCGCACGCCCCGTGAGGGCGGCGCGCCGTTCTGCGAGGAGTGCCGGTGGAACTTCCTGACGAACACGGCCACGTCCTACACCCCGGCCGCGCCGAACCCGCCGGCTCCCGGTCCCGGTCAGGGACCCGCCGGCCCGAACCCGGCGCTCCGCTTCCAGCAGCCGCCGCCCGGTCCCGGAGACTCGTTCGAGTACCAGGGCTCGCGGCCCTCGCAGATGAACCGGCCCGCCGAGCCGATCCCGCCGTTCGGCGGCGGCCCGGCACAGACCCCGCCGCCCCCGCCGGGCCCCCGTACGGGTGGCGCCCCGCAGGCGTTCCAGCAGCCGGGTCCGCCGGCCCCGCCCGCGTTCCCGCAGGAGACCGGCCGCCCGCAGGGTCCGCCGCCGCCTCCGCCGAGTCCGTCGTTCGGCGGCGGTGACGACTGGGTGCTCTCGCCCCCGTCGGCGCCGGCGCAGCAGGGTCAGGGTCCCGGCGCGACCGAGGCGCCGGGCGGCCCGCAGGGCTTCCCGCCACCGCAGCAGACCCAGGCCCCGCAGGCGCCCCAGGGTTTCCAGCAGCAGCCGGTGTCCTGGAGCGCGACGATCGGCCCGGACCGTGAGTACTTCATGGCGATGATGCACCGCAGCGGGCCCGAGGCCTCGGGCCTGAACCTGCCCGCGTACTCGCCCGAGCAGCAGCGCCGGCTCACCGGGAACCAGATGACGATCGGCCGTCGCCGCCACTCCACGGGCGACACCCCCGACATCGATCTGTCGGTGCCGCCGGAGGACCCGGGCGTCTCGCACCAGCACGCCGTGCTGGTGCAGCAGCCGGACGGATCATGGGCGGTCGTCGACCAGAACTCGACGAACGGCACCACGGTCAACGGCGGCGAAGATCCCATCCAGCCCTTCGTCCCCGTGCCGCTCCAGGACGGCGACCGGGTGCACGTGGGCGCCTGGACGACGATCACGATCCACCGGGGCTAG
- a CDS encoding methyltransferase domain-containing protein — protein MGAQGTDPDAGADAARAALVREIAVSGAFDGDPAWREVFGQVPRHVFVPYYYLPAPSGYRRLWSEDPDPRERERWLRGAYADEPLATRVRDGELVSSSSQPSLMARMLVELDVREGHRVLEIGAGTGYNAALLARRAGDENVTTVDLDPEITESARRHLATAGFRPHVVTGDGAAGCPEHAPYDRIIATCALRAVPSAWPAQCRPGARILAPLATGLVLLTVREAGHAEGRFLHTPAYFVPLRGGTQGEEPVQHIGGLPRRVLADDLFRFLLSLTAGRLDPHEALALWEREGRPVRERFGITVSGEHEWAWLDDPEGPYAWSLRPDRM, from the coding sequence ATGGGCGCACAGGGCACGGACCCGGATGCGGGAGCCGACGCGGCACGGGCCGCGCTCGTGCGGGAGATCGCCGTGAGCGGGGCCTTCGACGGGGACCCGGCCTGGCGCGAGGTGTTCGGGCAGGTCCCGCGCCATGTGTTCGTGCCCTACTACTACCTTCCGGCGCCGAGCGGCTACCGGCGGCTGTGGAGCGAGGACCCCGACCCGCGGGAGCGGGAGCGCTGGCTGCGCGGCGCCTACGCCGACGAGCCGCTCGCGACCCGGGTGCGCGACGGGGAGCTGGTGTCGTCCAGCAGCCAGCCGTCCCTGATGGCACGGATGCTCGTCGAGCTGGACGTACGCGAGGGGCACCGGGTCCTGGAGATCGGCGCGGGTACCGGATACAACGCCGCGCTGCTCGCCCGCCGCGCCGGCGACGAGAACGTCACCACCGTCGATCTGGACCCGGAGATCACCGAGTCCGCGCGCCGGCACCTCGCCACGGCGGGCTTCCGGCCCCATGTCGTCACGGGCGACGGCGCGGCCGGCTGCCCCGAGCACGCCCCGTACGACCGGATCATCGCGACCTGCGCGCTACGGGCCGTGCCCAGTGCCTGGCCCGCGCAGTGCCGGCCCGGTGCGCGCATCCTGGCGCCCCTCGCGACCGGCCTGGTCCTGCTCACGGTGCGCGAGGCGGGCCACGCCGAGGGCCGCTTCCTGCACACGCCCGCCTACTTCGTGCCCCTGCGCGGCGGGACGCAGGGCGAGGAACCGGTGCAGCACATCGGCGGGCTGCCCCGCAGGGTGCTCGCCGACGACCTCTTCCGGTTCCTGCTCTCGCTGACCGCGGGCCGGCTCGACCCGCACGAGGCCCTCGCCCTGTGGGAGCGGGAGGGACGGCCCGTGCGGGAACGGTTCGGCATCACGGTCAGCGGCGAGCACGAGTGGGCCTGGCTGGACGACCCCGAAGGGCCGTACGCCTGGTCACTGCGCCCCGACCGGATGTAG
- a CDS encoding globin, translated as MTEIPRGTLQEQTFYEQVGGEETFRRLVHRFYEGVAQDPLLRPMYPEEDLGPAEERLTLFLMQYWGGPRTYSDNRGHPRLRMRHAPFAVDRAAHDAWLRHMRDAVDELGLSEEHEHTLWNYLTYAAASMVNTEG; from the coding sequence GTGACCGAGATTCCGCGCGGCACGCTTCAGGAGCAGACCTTCTACGAGCAGGTCGGCGGCGAGGAGACCTTCCGGCGCCTGGTCCACCGCTTCTACGAGGGGGTCGCCCAGGACCCGCTGCTGCGGCCGATGTACCCGGAGGAGGATCTGGGTCCGGCCGAGGAGCGCCTCACGCTGTTCCTGATGCAGTACTGGGGCGGTCCCCGCACCTACAGCGACAACCGGGGCCACCCGCGCCTGCGGATGCGGCACGCGCCGTTCGCCGTGGACCGGGCGGCCCACGACGCGTGGCTGCGGCACATGCGCGACGCCGTCGACGAGCTCGGTCTGTCCGAGGAGCACGAGCACACGCTCTGGAACTACCTGACGTACGCCGCGGCCTCGATGGTGAACACCGAGGGCTGA